The Deltaproteobacteria bacterium genome includes the window TTTTGATGGGAAGGACAAGTTCAAGGACAGGGTTGTCCGTACCCCAGAGAAATTTATCAGCCGATGCTTCATCGATTGCTTCACGCAGCATATGGCAAAAGGCGGAAAAATTCCTGTTTGCAAGTACCTGCTGTCCGCTTATATCCGCGTAAAACGTGGTGGCCTTGGCCGCGACGAGATTGACCAACTCGTGCCACCAGCAAAATCCCATGTGTGCGGCGATTACCCGTAACGAGGGAAAATCACTTATGATGGCGTCGAGATAAATCGGCTGGGCATATTTGCTCTTGAAGGGTTTCGAAATCGGCCCCGTATGAGAAAGAAGGGGTATATCAAGCTCTTGCGCTTTTTCGAGGACTTTATAAGATTCCTCACCATCAGGGAAAAAGCCCACTGTGGGATGGTACTTTAGTCCGCGGCATCCATACTCGTTGATTGCCCGGTCCAGGATATCAACGGCATCGGGCCTTCGAGGGTCCACTCCGGCAAAGGCTATTATTCTATCCGGATATGCTTTTGCCAATGATCCGTAAAACTCATTTATTTCGTTCACCGATTTCCGGGGTTCACCAATTCCATAGCCCCAGTCAAGCGCCATGATATATGCCATGTCGATGCCGGCATTATCTAGGCTGGCAATCAGCTTTGAACCATCCGTGTCCATCAGACCGTCCAGCATATCCTTTTTTACCTGCTCTCGGGTAAGTTCGCCCATTCCCATTCGCTTCAGGTAATCCACAGCGATGTCCGCAAGCGCGTTCCAGTAATTTTCTGAAATAATGTCCCATGTCCACACATGACAATGTGCATCAATGATCATACGGCCGCTCCTTTCTTTTCTCTGTGGGTTCATCTGCGAAAAAGGTGCAGATGGTGTTGATGGTATTTACACCTGCCCGAAGTCTCCTTCACGAAGACAGGTGCTGTTTTCTGCATTATCCTGAACGTTTTATTGAGATACTTATATCTATGCGGAAAAACTACGTATTGACACAAAACGAAAAGTTTTTTACATTTTGCGCAAATTGTGAAGGATATATCTGCAAAGACGTGCATCGATCGAATTCGAGAACGTGTAAAACTCACGGATACGATCCGGATGCGGTCATGTTCCTATGTAGCGGGAGGGGACTGGAATAAGCATCTTTTATAATAATCTAACTTTTCAAGCCTTAACATTTTGTATGAACAATTGATTGCACCGTTTCAAAGACGTTGGATGTGAAACGTATGAGATTTGCGTTTGTATCTCATCTTATTCCAGGTTTGGCAAACTCGGTAATGTCAATTGTGGTGTACATTCATTTTGTAACATTCTGTGAAAACGATGATGTATGTATATGATGAAAAAATGGATCTGTAAGTGAAACAGCCAACTGCATCCGTAGATTTTTTCAAATCGATTTTGAGGGTGTTAGCCCGGTGGGGCTACGACCCTGAAGAAATTTATGAAACGATAGGTTTTGATCCCTCTATATTACATGCCGGTGATGCACGGATATCTTTAACACAATTTAATGCTTTTTTTTCGGAAGCATTAAAACGGCGCCCGGATTCCCATTTTGGATTACATATTGGAGAA containing:
- a CDS encoding amidohydrolase, with the protein product MIIDAHCHVWTWDIISENYWNALADIAVDYLKRMGMGELTREQVKKDMLDGLMDTDGSKLIASLDNAGIDMAYIMALDWGYGIGEPRKSVNEINEFYGSLAKAYPDRIIAFAGVDPRRPDAVDILDRAINEYGCRGLKYHPTVGFFPDGEESYKVLEKAQELDIPLLSHTGPISKPFKSKYAQPIYLDAIISDFPSLRVIAAHMGFCWWHELVNLVAAKATTFYADISGQQVLANRNFSAFCHMLREAIDEASADKFLWGTDNPVLELVLPIKNWLQMIQDLPENAPDGIVFTKQEIDAILGGNAMRLFGL